AATTCTTCCTGCATTGCATCGGTGATCTCAGCATACCAAGGAGTAACAGGCCTTGGAACAGCGTTGATCATGATTGGATAGTAATCTTTCAATGCTGGGTTGGCCTTAAGAGCTGCGGGATTGCTGTAAATAGATATTCTTGTTGGGGAAGTTCCAGCGATGATTGTTCTCATAAGCTGGGCAGGTTCAGAGGTCATGAATTTGACGAATTTGATAGCAGCCTCTTTTTCCTCGGGGGACGCGAAGTTGTTGATGAACAGATTCCAGCCACCGAGAGTTGCAGCTCCAGATTTTCCTCTAGGACCTCTGGGCATCGGGGCCATTCCGTATTTTCCTCTAACTGCTGATTGCGGGCTGTTCAGATTGAGAGGAGAGTTACAGTAAGGCCAATTTCTCATGAAGACAGCTTTCCCCTGCTGGAACGTTGTTCTCGCATCTTCTTCCATAAAGGAAAGAACGGATTCAGGGGCAATCTTGTATTTGTAGATCATATCATGCATGAACTGAAGAGCTTCGATGACTTCGGGCCTGTTTACAGTGATCTTCCCATTTTCATCAATTATGGCTCCACCATTACCGGCGATGTATTCCACTGCATCACAGACGAGACCTTCGTACTGAGCACCCTGGAATACGAACCCGTAGATACCTTCTTTTTCAGAAATATCTTTAGCAACCTTCACGAGCTCATCCCAGGTTTTGGGTACGTCGTAACCGTATTTTTCGAGCAAGTCTTTGCGGTAATAAAGGAGACCAGCGTCTGTGAACATGGGAACAGCGTAAAGCCTTCCTTCGTAGGTACAGGACTGAATTGTGCCAGGGAGGAAATCTTCAAGT
This genomic interval from Kosmotoga pacifica contains the following:
- a CDS encoding ABC transporter substrate-binding protein — encoded protein: MKKLLVLTLVVLMATFAVAKIKITYFGDNNPNSSEAILTRLFNASQDEIEVEFLIQSWSTDDKHTALVTRLGAEDPNPTVFMGDVIWPAEFAAAGWAMDLTDYFTKDELEDFLPGTIQSCTYEGRLYAVPMFTDAGLLYYRKDLLEKYGYDVPKTWDELVKVAKDISEKEGIYGFVFQGAQYEGLVCDAVEYIAGNGGAIIDENGKITVNRPEVIEALQFMHDMIYKYKIAPESVLSFMEEDARTTFQQGKAVFMRNWPYCNSPLNLNSPQSAVRGKYGMAPMPRGPRGKSGAATLGGWNLFINNFASPEEKEAAIKFVKFMTSEPAQLMRTIIAGTSPTRISIYSNPAALKANPALKDYYPIMINAVPRPVTPWYAEITDAMQEEFHAVLTGEKSASAAARDLAKRIKAIY